Proteins from a single region of Haloarcula laminariae:
- a CDS encoding serine O-acetyltransferase: protein MSVSRFVHLLRTESTTVAIKKAFKYLLVNNPVLSWGLFARVWNSVKLYDSRIFFSCETLRILPKSTHLPHPVGIVIAASTELGENVEIRQNVTIGQRKGKSEGGTPTIMDNVTIYAGAVLLGEITIGENAVIGANSVVLDDVEPNSTVVGAPATDTNTQNS from the coding sequence ATGTCTGTATCCAGATTTGTGCACCTTTTGCGGACGGAATCGACCACCGTTGCAATTAAAAAGGCGTTCAAGTATTTATTGGTGAATAATCCCGTTCTAAGCTGGGGCCTGTTCGCTCGTGTTTGGAACAGTGTCAAACTATACGATTCGAGAATATTTTTTTCCTGTGAAACGCTGAGGATACTGCCAAAGAGTACACATCTCCCACACCCTGTCGGCATTGTTATAGCAGCTAGTACAGAACTCGGAGAGAACGTTGAGATACGACAGAACGTCACGATTGGGCAGAGAAAGGGCAAGAGCGAAGGAGGAACACCGACAATAATGGATAACGTTACGATATATGCTGGAGCCGTTCTACTAGGTGAGATAACAATTGGAGAGAACGCTGTTATCGGTGCCAATTCTGTGGTTTTAGACGATGTAGAACCGAACAGCACAGTTGTTGGGGCACCGGCTACTGACACAAACACTCAAAATTCATAA
- a CDS encoding TFIIB-type zinc ribbon-containing protein, with protein MKCPACGTRMTYNDETTKLTEFVCPRCHDTVIDWKSAARTERLA; from the coding sequence ATGAAGTGTCCGGCCTGTGGCACCAGAATGACGTACAACGACGAGACAACAAAGCTCACCGAGTTCGTCTGCCCGCGCTGTCACGACACGGTCATCGACTGGAAATCGGCCGCACGGACCGAGCGGCTAGCGTAA
- a CDS encoding TRAM domain-containing protein: protein MELPLLAGAGAVVVLLLVVVALRRRSSDATASKRAHDAAQERDPPVEIGETYEFGITEFTDHHSGDRVAVGKVEGFVLFTDDVPESCSVGDPIRATVTSFNRGHTSADATYEGRA from the coding sequence ATGGAACTCCCCTTGCTCGCCGGCGCTGGTGCTGTCGTCGTGCTGTTGCTGGTCGTCGTCGCCCTCCGGCGGCGCAGCTCGGACGCCACCGCCTCGAAACGCGCCCACGACGCCGCCCAGGAGCGTGACCCGCCCGTCGAAATCGGCGAGACATACGAGTTCGGCATCACGGAGTTTACCGACCACCACTCCGGCGACCGCGTGGCCGTCGGCAAGGTCGAGGGGTTCGTCCTCTTTACCGACGACGTGCCCGAGTCGTGTTCGGTCGGCGACCCCATCCGCGCGACGGTCACCTCCTTCAACCGCGGCCACACCTCCGCCGACGCGACCTACGAGGGCCGCGCCTAG
- a CDS encoding phytoene/squalene synthase family protein codes for MSQNHTGRSSQEDIEWCYDAVHRVSRTFSLTISELDEPMARDICVGYLLCRVADTIEDAGHIPPAAQSDLLRLYSRTLDPEADESVRTFDDAVAEWLPDTLTDDWEVVDNAARAVGVFRSLDNHALESIRSPVRELVDGMAMFVDRYADDGGLRIKTLDELEEYCWYAAGTVGTLVTALVSHEATEEQTAQMEANARAFALLLQLVNVAKDAATDIEEENNVYLPLELLEEEGLDHSDVGDPDNVDALVPVIERVTARAEGYLDGAQTWLEAMPETRGNTLSAWAIPFLLAVGTIRELRERPADVIEQGNVKITRDEVHAVCQQFIGDGSPPIGDLRHRIRQQPLHEY; via the coding sequence ATGTCTCAGAACCACACCGGCCGGTCGTCACAGGAAGACATTGAGTGGTGCTACGACGCCGTCCACAGGGTGTCGCGGACGTTTAGCTTGACAATTTCGGAGCTCGACGAGCCGATGGCGCGGGATATCTGTGTCGGCTATCTTCTCTGCCGCGTCGCCGACACAATCGAGGACGCCGGACACATCCCCCCGGCCGCGCAGTCGGACCTGCTCCGACTGTACAGCCGGACGCTCGACCCGGAGGCCGACGAGTCCGTCAGGACGTTCGACGACGCCGTGGCCGAGTGGCTGCCGGACACGCTGACCGACGACTGGGAGGTCGTCGACAACGCCGCCCGCGCCGTCGGCGTCTTCCGGTCGCTGGACAACCACGCCTTAGAGAGCATCCGCAGCCCGGTGCGCGAGCTCGTCGACGGGATGGCGATGTTCGTCGACCGCTACGCCGACGACGGCGGCCTGCGCATCAAGACGCTGGACGAGCTCGAGGAGTACTGCTGGTACGCCGCCGGCACCGTCGGCACGCTCGTGACGGCACTGGTCTCCCACGAAGCCACCGAGGAACAGACAGCCCAGATGGAGGCAAACGCCCGCGCCTTCGCGCTCTTGCTCCAACTGGTCAACGTCGCCAAGGACGCCGCCACAGACATCGAGGAGGAGAACAACGTCTACCTCCCGCTGGAGCTGCTGGAGGAAGAAGGGCTCGACCACAGCGACGTCGGCGACCCCGACAACGTCGACGCGCTGGTCCCGGTCATCGAGCGCGTCACCGCTCGCGCCGAGGGGTACCTCGACGGCGCCCAGACCTGGCTCGAAGCCATGCCCGAGACGCGGGGCAACACCCTCTCGGCGTGGGCCATCCCCTTCCTGCTCGCCGTCGGCACCATCCGGGAGCTCCGGGAACGGCCCGCCGACGTCATCGAGCAGGGCAACGTCAAGATAACCCGGGACGAGGTCCACGCGGTCTGCCAGCAGTTCATCGGCGACGGGTCGCCGCCCATCGGCGACCTGCGACACCGCATCCGGCAGCAGCCCCTCCACGAGTACTGA
- a CDS encoding restriction endonuclease, producing the protein MGRIIDLKNWEGDELPDALRRTGGGGFLSTGYLADEPAVALVEDDETIQYVLTNRKRGVKVQGTDERSHSKPDSDHRTVVVVTDRRLLVLVGRDDGDDRTCIDLATVVGVEATAGRRSGELVVDRADGTTWAIPTGTDSLDAVAAYLREAAGAWRAVEESLATVTDGLSEATRRRSDGEDDRALSAVRETRDAAERARSRAAGFDRDRPGGALSERTEAVVAQRVALLGTIHVARAREAAETGDRLFRAGNYEGAREAFERACEAFNSALTEGEPRLDDPEGVRAERDRVARLVGDIDESPLPAALTADRAALAADDPADAAAHWETALSGYQDALAAVEGDGDALFRGEPDQLRDRITTVAESLTAARRTVAEEARRAGDWYADAEQYEVALAEFETAAEAFDAALGTARANYPDAVPHLEADIEALERRVARARAARDGEDHRPDRIEADDEPAYEVSATLGDVEAPTAIAEAIEPRAERSPDSTAERLARLDGAELTGVVGEALTAQGWETRAASPRTPFDLLATRSDERMGVIVSDSGVTTDLVAESAEVTGAAGTDGVALATNRTVPEAASRRARERGITLLDGESLAAAVDDRDLPLPAPVSEPR; encoded by the coding sequence ATGGGTCGGATTATCGATTTGAAGAACTGGGAGGGCGATGAGCTGCCGGACGCCCTCCGGCGGACCGGAGGGGGTGGGTTCCTCTCTACGGGCTACCTCGCGGACGAGCCCGCTGTAGCGCTGGTCGAGGACGACGAGACGATACAGTACGTGCTCACGAACCGAAAACGCGGGGTCAAAGTTCAGGGCACGGACGAGCGGTCCCATAGCAAACCCGACAGCGACCACCGGACCGTCGTGGTCGTCACGGACCGGCGGCTGCTCGTGCTCGTGGGCCGGGACGACGGGGACGACCGGACCTGTATCGACCTCGCGACTGTCGTCGGCGTCGAGGCGACCGCCGGCCGTCGGTCGGGGGAACTCGTCGTCGACCGGGCCGACGGCACGACGTGGGCGATTCCGACGGGCACCGACAGCCTCGACGCCGTCGCGGCGTATCTCCGCGAGGCCGCTGGCGCCTGGCGAGCGGTCGAGGAATCGCTGGCGACCGTGACGGACGGCCTTTCGGAAGCGACTCGGCGCCGTAGCGACGGCGAGGACGACCGGGCGCTGTCGGCGGTCCGCGAGACGAGGGACGCGGCCGAGCGCGCGCGGTCGAGGGCGGCGGGGTTCGACAGGGACCGCCCCGGTGGCGCGCTGTCCGAGCGGACGGAGGCCGTGGTGGCCCAGCGGGTCGCGCTCCTGGGGACCATCCACGTCGCCCGCGCCAGGGAGGCCGCGGAGACGGGGGACCGGCTGTTCCGGGCCGGCAACTACGAGGGCGCTCGCGAGGCCTTCGAGCGGGCCTGCGAGGCGTTCAACTCGGCGCTGACCGAGGGGGAGCCCCGGCTCGACGACCCCGAGGGGGTTCGAGCGGAACGGGACCGCGTCGCCCGGCTGGTCGGTGACATCGACGAGTCGCCGCTCCCGGCGGCTCTCACGGCCGACAGGGCGGCCCTGGCGGCGGACGACCCCGCGGACGCGGCCGCCCACTGGGAGACGGCGCTGTCGGGGTATCAGGACGCGCTCGCCGCCGTCGAGGGCGACGGCGACGCCCTGTTTCGGGGCGAGCCCGACCAGCTTCGGGACCGCATCACCACCGTCGCCGAGAGCCTCACTGCGGCCCGGCGAACCGTCGCCGAGGAGGCCAGGCGGGCGGGGGACTGGTACGCGGACGCCGAGCAGTACGAGGTCGCGCTGGCGGAGTTCGAAACGGCCGCCGAGGCCTTCGACGCCGCACTCGGGACGGCACGGGCGAACTACCCCGATGCGGTCCCGCACCTGGAAGCCGACATCGAGGCCCTCGAACGGCGGGTGGCCCGGGCGCGCGCGGCCCGTGACGGTGAGGACCACCGCCCGGACCGCATCGAGGCCGACGACGAACCGGCCTACGAGGTCTCGGCGACCCTCGGCGACGTCGAGGCGCCGACAGCGATAGCCGAGGCCATCGAGCCGCGGGCGGAGCGGTCCCCGGACTCGACCGCCGAGCGCCTGGCGCGTCTCGACGGGGCGGAACTGACGGGCGTCGTGGGCGAGGCGCTGACCGCGCAGGGCTGGGAGACGCGGGCCGCCAGCCCGCGGACGCCTTTCGACCTGCTCGCGACGCGCTCGGACGAACGGATGGGCGTCATCGTCAGCGACAGCGGCGTCACGACCGACCTGGTCGCGGAGTCCGCCGAGGTGACTGGCGCCGCCGGGACCGACGGCGTAGCACTCGCGACGAACAGGACGGTCCCGGAGGCGGCCAGTCGTCGGGCCCGAGAGCGCGGTATCACGCTCCTCGATGGGGAGTCGCTCGCCGCGGCTGTGGACGACCGGGACCTCCCGCTGCCCGCGCCCGTCAGTGAGCCACGTTAG